The region GCTTAAACAATAAATAATCCCCGATTTGCCGTGATGTTCGCGTATAAAGCGTATTAATTCCTTGTTAATGTTATTGTCTTTGTATCTGACTTCGTAGTACAGGTTGGCTCTGTCAAACGACGATTTGAACAAAGACGCCTCTTGCATGCCCAAATTCTTCAAAATATCTTGCTGTACTTTTGGAGTAGCTGTAGCCGTAAGAGCCATTATGGGAACTTTATGACCTATTTCTTCAATAATTGGACGTATTCGTCTGTATTCGGGTCTAAAATCGTGACCCCATTCCGAAATACAGTGAGCTTCGTCTATAGCGTAAAATGATATTTTTATATCTCTAAAAAACAGAATATTATCTTCTTTTGTCAGAGATTCGGGTGCAACGTATAAAAGTTTTGTCTTGCCGCTTACAAGGTCATTTTTTACCTGCGATATTTCGCTTTTATTTAATGAAGAATTCAAAAAATGTGCTACACCAGGCTCCGCACCAAATTGTCTTATCGCATCTACCTGATTTTTCATTAGCGAAATTAAAGGAGAAATAATAATAGCCGTGCCGGGAAGTATCATTGCGGGTAATTGAAAGCACATAGACTTACCGCCTCCCGTTGGCATTATTACAAATGTGTCTTTACCGGATAAAACATTTCGGATAACAGCCTCCTGATCTCCTTTAAAAGAGTCAAAACCAAATATTGCTTTTAAATCTTTAGCTAAAGGATAGTTCTTATAATTTTTCATTTTCTAACCGTTTTTATCAAGTTTTTACATTTATTAAACAAAAGTAATAAAAAGTGAATGAAATAAAAAAAATTTTTTATCTAATATTTTTCAAATATTTTTTCGAGCGCAAATATATACTAAAATCTCAATTACAAATAAATCGGCTTATGTGCATGATACGTGCATAGTGTTTGTTACTAATTTCACCTGATTTTATTGCTGTTCATCATTACAAATAATTATACGCAATAGCTAAAAAATTCCCTTTTTGATAAAATTAAATCTTAAAACGATAGAAAATGCAGCACTTTTAGTTTTTTACTACCTTTGCAAAAATAGTTTTATAAATGTTACTTCGAACACAGGATATTGTAAAAAAATACCGCAACAGGGTTGTTGTAAATAAGGTATCGATAGAAGTTAGCCAGGGCGAAATTGTTGGGTTGCTTGGTCCGAATGGAGCAGGTAAAACAACTTCGTTTTACATAATAGTGGGACTTATTCAGCCGCTTTCGGGAAAAGTTTTCCTTAACGAAAGAGAAATAACTCGCGAGCCTATATATCGTAGAGCTCAATTGGGTATTGGCTACTTATCGCAAGAAGCATCGGTTTTTCGCAAACTAAGTGTTGAAGACAATATTAAAGCTATTTTGGAGTTTACCGATTTGACCAAAGCTCAACAAAAAGAAAAGTTAGAAAACCTAATATCGGAGTTCGGACTTGGCAATGTTCGCAAAAGTAAAGGTATTCAGTTGTCGGGTGGAGAAAGAAGAAGAACAGAGATTGCCAGAGCCTTAGCCAACGACCCTAAATTTATTCTTTTGGACGAACCTTTCGCCGGCGTCGACCCTATTGCGGTTGAAGATATTCAAAACATTGTTGTAAAACTGAAAGAAAGAAATATCGGAGTTTTGATTACCGACCATAATGTACACGAAACC is a window of Lentimicrobiaceae bacterium DNA encoding:
- the lptB gene encoding LPS export ABC transporter ATP-binding protein; amino-acid sequence: MLLRTQDIVKKYRNRVVVNKVSIEVSQGEIVGLLGPNGAGKTTSFYIIVGLIQPLSGKVFLNEREITREPIYRRAQLGIGYLSQEASVFRKLSVEDNIKAILEFTDLTKAQQKEKLENLISEFGLGNVRKSKGIQLSGGERRRTEIARALANDPKFILLDEPFAGVDPIAVEDIQNIVVKLKERNIGVLITDHNVHETLSITDRTYLLYEGSVLKSGTAHELANDEQVRRLYLGSNFELR